The following is a genomic window from Rhododendron vialii isolate Sample 1 chromosome 9a, ASM3025357v1.
AAACCAGCAACAACTCTTCAACAGCATCAGATTTTTCTGCCAGTGAAGATAATGGTCAAGATTATTGGGATAATTTGACATTGGAAGAAATGCACAACTTAGATAATTTGATGGAATTCTGAAAAGAATTTTGATTTCACCATAAGCAAAAGTCATCAAGAACCGACAGCATCTCTTAACAGTCACTCATGAAGGACAAAAGCATCACCAGCTTACCCACGCAATGAGGAAACATTTTCCTATTCAGTCAGttttaccaaaagaaaaggcaTCATTGGTCATTCAAAGAGGACCAAGGGCATCTCCCAACAGTAATCCAGTCACTTTCCCACCGAAAGAAGTCACATGGTCACAGTAAAAGCAAGTCACATGGCCACAGTAAATCCACTCATTATTTGTAAACAGTTTCTGgttccttattctataaaaggaaccACAGACTCCAGTAAGAAGCAGGCTCAATTTTCAGTTTTCTAGTTTCATTACTCTCttcttccccctctctctaagTTTCAGGATACGAAGACCCTGATCTTCATCCTCTTTTAGTAAGTTTTCTTTATGTTGTACTTGAGCCTCCTTTCTGtgaataaatttcatatttgattatctctttcttttcttaacTATATCTTTGTATCTGTGCTTCCGCCCCTCTTGGTATcaggaccttaaaatgaggaccttatatgtggacctctccatttctcgcATTTCCTGATCGGATTtcaataatccgagccgctcaatgtgttcagaacgtgattttaagggtacccgcgaggaatcaacaaaaaaaatgactgggaagggtttcatccgagtagtttttatttgaaccgttcgataaaaaaaaaaacaaaaattgctcgaatgaagcctttccggtcttttttttttttgccgattcctAACGAGTACCCTtcaaatcacgttctgaacacattgaacggctcggatcatcgaaatttgatcgggaaagggaggtccttattttattaagttaaagtGATCCTTAAGAGAAgaggactatatatatatatgctactCCTAAATATTAGCCGTACAaacacaagaaaaattaaatctgCTACTCCTGAATATTAGCCGTACAaacacaagaaaaattaaatctgTATGGCCGTACAaacacaagaaaaattaaatctgCTACTCCTGAATATTAGCCGTACAaacacaagaaaaattaaatctgTATGGCCGTACAaacacaagaaaaattaaatctgCTACTCCTGAATATTAGCCGTACAaacacaagaaaaattaaatctgtatgtgtgtgtgtgtatatatatatatatatatatatatatatatatatgaaggaGTAAACTCTAAGTAATCTGtaaattgtttttatttctattgaattttcaattagtattttaattAGTCATACTCTGATTCTCTTGTTCTTCCATACTCTGTCTGTGCTTCTGCCCCatcttggtatcagagccaagtaggatataGTTGAAGGAGTAAACACtaagtaatctgtaagttgcTTTTATTcctattgaattttcaattagtattttaattcTGCTATCATCGTTTGAGCATTCTGTCAATGGCCACCCAAGTTGTTATCTATCCGTTTTTGTAAGTCCTAGTGTGAGGCAGTCGTGAAGGATATGATTAACACTTGGGTATGCGTGTATACAGGATAGGTCTTAAACATGGTAATTTAGAATTAAAATATTGAAAGATGAATCTCTAGGATTAaacacaatgaatagattattcaaGTGTAATTCTTCAGCCAGCTCCTCAATGGCTTTGTTATCTGAATTTTCAGACATAGTcaatcaagaagaacatgagtaccACGATTTAGATGCAGaattaggaaattggaatatacccaaaatcccagtaaaagaaatttacaaatcaagttttttagaaGATAATTTTAGAACTGATCAAGTAACAAAAACTGTAGAACAGGTTTATGttattactaaacaagaagaaagataCACACTTCTTAGTAAAGAATCAGTTAAACGACACCTCGGAAGAGGATATagctatattcatgtaggattagtACAAGTAGCTATTAAACCCCTTATAAGAAAATGACTAAACTCTTCAGTCTTATTATCcctaagagatagtagattcacagtctacaGTGATAGTCTGTTAGGATAAATGGAGTCAAGCTTATATAATgatccagtttattttaactgttaccctGATTTACCTCTTAGTCTAAAAGATAAGAATATTTTGAAAGTCTTAACTTTAAATATTTAAACTGCCGGAGCAAttactcaaatgcttgaaggaagTCAATCAATTGCTTTAATTTACCAtatttattataaatgtatgaaaactaatttgaatATTCATGCCTTAGTCAAAAGTTCAAAGGATAAAACTGTACTCATACAAAGTAGCACTAATGCTAATATATAAGTATCCAAAACCATCTCttggagtgatatccagttaccagTTAGTTGGCTAAGTGAAAATGAAAGTTacccacaaaaaatacaaaatgatactattgatctagattatattcaacaatacctatGTCACGACCCAAGTCTAGCGGTTTGAATATCGTGACCGGCCAATAAGTCTATCTCAGCAAAGGCCTCTAtctccatatttttttaaaatagaaataCACAAACTTAACAATTGCGGAAGCCATTTCAAGTGATAGAACCACTAACTCTTTATTCATTATGCTAACGATGACGTAAGTCACATTagtacttcttcttctttttcttattcATTACATGTCATAAGCTTAATAACACTATTACTCGGCCCGCCCTTCTAATCTTGATTACCTGAAAAGGAAAGATTTCAACAACATAAGTCACTGCTTGTGTAAGTTTATGAATTATCAAAGTTACATGACCTACCATGGAATCTTTTTATGATTACAAGAAAcataacttcagtttttcaAGGCTTGAACTGTAACCCAAAATCATGCTTCAGCTTTTCATGGTTTTAACTGTAACCAATATCATAAATAAAACCATACATACGATATACCATCCAACGATTACCGCCAATACTGAGGGAGCGACCCCCAACGCGTATAtagtgaattgatcaattcaattGGACACCCGGCTATGCCCCTTTCCATTCTGCCCTTATTACACCGTTCccactagtatctttaacgTCCCCTAAATGCAGGGATATCGTTCGGATGTATCGGTAATACTTTTTCCATAATATGTTCAAAATATCATAATTCCATGGTATATTTGCTACAAAAGAATTCGAGTGTTAAATAACCATACTTTAGTAAGCCAAAAATATAACTTTTACGAAAATTTCATGTAACAGGGATAATTCACCACTCACCTTTCGTTCTGTCCAACTTGGCTTATGATCAATCTACTTTGAAGGGCTCGTAGCTAattcttttcctcttctttcctctctctctctattctctctctccccctttcttttctatttaGTTGGTggtgtgtgtggtgtgtggaggGGAGGGGAAGAGACTTGCCTATTTATGCTAATGAAAGAAGATTCTAGATCATAtctaaaatcaaatcaaatcaaatcttagatcataatcttatcatatctaaacataatcttatattatctaataatatctaaatcaaatcttatataatctaagaatatcttgtaatatctttccaaatcttttcaaaattcaacgAGAATCTTATCATATTTTGCAATATCTTGTAATATCTAAAtagaatcttatcatatcttgtaatatctaataaaatctaaatagaatcttatcatatcttttaatatctaataaaatccaattagaatcttatcatatctaacAAGATTTAGTGTATCTAGAAGGATCTTGCATAATCTTTCATTATCTAAAATCTAGGGATATTCTAATACGATTTGATCCGATTCGCCCTATAATGAGATGTCGTCTCTTTTCGGATTAATTATTCGTTTCGCGGGGACATTTTATAAATTGAGACATATGCAGCAAATAAGTCACAAACAATTTACTTCCTAAATCCTAACGGTAAGTGGCCCGTTAAATGATCATCCCCTCACTTTCTCGTTTTAAGAAGTCGGGGTGTTACATCCTCCCCACCTTAAGAAGTTTGGTCTTCCAAACTTGGTGAAACTTAGAGTTGAATATAGTGTAATCATACCTTATTCAAAAAGCTCCGGGTATCGTGCTCTCATGTCATCCTCTTTTTCCCACGTGGCTTCTCCTCCGGAATGGTTATCCCACCATACTTTAACAAGtggaattattttatttcttagttgtttttcttgacgatccatgatcctaACTGGTCGCTCTTCATAAGTGAGGTCCTGCTTTAGTTCTATTGGCGGCAAGGCTAATACGTGCGTTGGGTCTGACACATAGGGCTTTAGCATTGATACGTGGAAAATGTCGTGGATGTTGGCAAGCTCGGGAGTCAAGGCTAATCGATAAGCTACAGATCCTACCTTTTCTAGGATCTCAAATGGTCCAACGTATCTGGggtttaattttcctttctttccgaAGCGCAATACCCCTTTCATGGGTGAAATTTTTAGAAACACCCATTCTCCTTCTtgaaattctacctctctttttCCGGCATCCGCATAATTCTTCTGACGACTTTGTGCAGCTTCTAATCTTTCTCGAATGAGTTTAATCTTTTCCATCATCTCCTGGACGATATCAGGTCCAGGTAATTGTGTCTCTCCTACCTTTGTCTAGCAAGCTGGAGACCTACATGGCTTgccatacaaagcttcataaAGAGCCATGccaatgcttgcttgataacTGTTATTGTAGGTGAACTCAGCTAACGGTAAATGTTCCTCCCAACTCCCTTGGTAATCCATCACGCAAGCCCGCAATAGAtcttccaaagtttgaattgtCCGCTTCGATTGCCCGCCAGTCTGCGAATGGAATGCTGTACTGAATCGTAACTCTGTGCCTAAGGCCTTTTGGAAGCTTTTCCAAAATCTAGATACAAATCTCGGGTCTCGGTCTGAAATTATAGTGACTGGTACTCCATGCAATCGAACAATCTCCCGAATATAAAGAGTAGCCAACTTATCCATTGAATGAGTTGTTCGTACTGGTAGGAAGTGTGCCGTCTTAGTAAGTTGATCCACGATCACCCAGATTGAATTATTACCTTTCTGTGAGCGGGGCAATCCAACTACAAAATCCATTGTGAGGTGCTCCTATTTCCATTCTGGTATAGGCAGAGGTTGCAACAATCTTGCAGGTTTTTGGCGTACAGCCTTAATCTGTTGACACAAAAGGCACCGACTTACAAAGTCAGCAACATCTCTCTTCATGCCCATCCACCAAAAGACTTTCTTTAAATCCTGATACATCTTCATGCCTCCAGGATGGATGGAAAGCTTTGAGTTATGACTTTCTTCCAAAAGCCGTTGTTTGATATCTAAAACATTAGGAACACAGATTCGACTTTGAAATTTCAGCATATTATCTACTATCTCGAAGTCAGGATGCGGTGCTGCTTCGAGTTATTCGCGGATTTTCTGCAATTTTGGATCGTCTTCCTGCTTTAATTTTATTTCCTCCAATATTGTCGGTCGGGCAATGATAGCCGTACAAATGGCATTGTACCCTTGAATTACCATTTCGAGACCCATTCGATCCATTTCTCCCAATAAAAGTGGTTGCCTTGTGATAACATAGTTTAGGGCTCCTGTTGTCTTACGGCTCAAGGCATCTGCAATGACGTTGGCTTTTCCTAGATGATACTGAATGGCAATGT
Proteins encoded in this region:
- the LOC131299723 gene encoding uncharacterized protein LOC131299723, which gives rise to MMEKIKLIRERLEAAQSRQKNYADAGKREVEFQEGEWVFLKISPMKGVLRFGKKGKLNPRYVGPFEILEKVGSVAYRLALTPELANIHDIFHVSMLKPYVSDPTHVLALPPIELKQDLTYEERPVRIMDRQEKQLRNKIIPLVKVWWDNHSGGEATWEKEDDMRARYPELFE